One Equus asinus isolate D_3611 breed Donkey chromosome 26, EquAss-T2T_v2, whole genome shotgun sequence genomic window carries:
- the LOC106845491 gene encoding uncharacterized protein, with amino-acid sequence MTRSLQISEFCGHSNITVLLKSQCSSQLGLCPRRCVFKRRSHPPPPRLDVSSGTGAAPPSILEPGLGWSTTPAPFRLQVLSPGLEQPHRPSVLWPRPQASVPLPPGAPVAMAEGALAPTEVGRGDRRYTHTELLAVSQRFQQNPSELLITWVLRVYDQGGSALTLSPGELTLLGDLTSDTVFNYRCKALRGGRQPLLTWLLLAWRQRWESFLHFDSTELPFQPWTTMEEGIQLVRELGMLDWIYSELPLPATPEDVPFTPGLQQRLLTAAPSEARVSLVDLLVQGMTVLEAVMKIQATADVGLLWRHSQPGGAKLVLGPNPTHKDLLGWLLSHGVPRERVDKQPTKVLMELYIREARRSRGHPARVLGDKPLPPPPLVHRN; translated from the exons ATGACACGGTCACTCCAAATATCAGAGTTTTGTGGTCACTCCAACATCACAGTCTTGTTAAAG TCTCAGTGCTCTTCTCAGCTTGGCCTCTGTCCCCGAAG GTGTGTCTTCAAGCGAAGGAGCCACCCACCACCACCCCGTCTTG ATGTTTCCTCCGGGACTGGAGCAGCCCCACCATCCATCTTG gaacctggacttgGCTGGAGCACCACTCCGGCACCCTTCCGTCTGCAAGTGCTTTCTCCAGGACTGGAGCAGCCCCACCGTCCTTCG GTCCTCTGGCCGAGGCCTCAGGCTTCTGTGCCTCTCCCGCCCGGGGCACCTGTGGCCATGGCCGAGGGCGCGCTGGCACCCACGGAGGTGGGGCGGGGGGACCGCCGGTACACGCACACCGAGCTCCTGGCCGTCTCGCAGCGCTTCCAGCAGAACCCCAGCGAGCTCCTGATCACCTGGGTCCTGCGGGTGTATGACCAGGGGGGCTCAGCCCTGACCCTCAGCCCCGGGGAGCTGACGCTGCTGGGCGACCTGACCAGCGACACCGTCTTCAACTACCGCTGCAAGGCGCTGCGCGGCGGCCGCCAGCCGCTGCTCACCTGGCTGCTCCTGGCCTGGCGCCAGCGCTGGGAGTCCTTCCTGCATTTCGACTCCACCGAGCTGCCCTTCCAGCCCTGGACCACCATGGAGGAGGGCATCCAGCTGGTGCGCGAGCTGGGCATGCTGGACTGGATCTACAGCGAGCTGCCCCTGCCTGCCACGCCCGAGGACGTGCCCTTCACGCCCGGCCTGCAGCAGCGCCTGCTCACGGCGGCACCCTCTGAGGCGCGGGTCTCGCTGGTCGACCTGCTGGTCCAGGGCATGACAGTGCTGGAGGCCGTGATGAAGATCCAGGCCACCGCCGACGTCGGCCTGCTCTGGCGTCACAGCCAGCCGGGCGGCGCCAAGCTCGTGCTGGGGCCCAACCCGACGCACAAGGACCTCCTGGGCTGGCTCCTGAGCCACGGCGTGCCCAGGGAGAGGGTGGACAAGCAGCCCACCAAGGTCCTGATGGAACTCTACATCAGAGAGGCCAGGCGCAGCCGTGGCCACC